The sequence AACCGTTCAGCAGGCCGAACAGCTTTTGGTGCTGATCATCCGCCACACCGACGTCGGTGCCGAAGGTGTCTTTCGTCCAGGTGATGAGCGCCATGGGGTTCCTCCTTTGTATGAATGATCGGTCAAGGTGTCAGGTTCTGCGGGCCTTATCGGGAAAGGCACGGAGCGGTTCGAACTCTATAGCCGTTGTCTCCGGCCCAGTTTGACCGCGGTCAAGGTTTCCCGCCCCTTGGCCGGGCATCCGGCGTCCCAGTCGGTTCGGCGCCCGGGTTATAATGGCGTTCACATCCCGTTCCCCGTCGAGCGATCCCATGAGCAGCGATCAAAAGCCCTGGTCCGGCCGTTTCACGGAAAGCACCGACGCGTTCGTGGAAAGCTTCACCGCCTCGGTCGGCTTCGACCGGCGCCTGGCCCGGCACGACATCCAAGGTTCCATCGCCCACGCCACCATGCTGGCCCGCATCGGGGTGCTGTCCGAGCGGGAGTTGAAGGCCCTCGTCGAGGGGTTGGAGACGATCCGGGGAGAGATCGAGCGGGGCGAGTTTCCCTGGTCGGTGGAGCTCGAAGACGTGCACATGAACATCGAGGCGCGCCTCACCGAGCGGCTCGGCGAGGTGGGCAAGAAGCTGCACACCGGCCGCTCCCGCAACGACCAGGTGGCGACCGACCTCCGCCTGTATCTGCGCGAGGAGATCGACCGCCTCCAGGGCGAGCTCCGGCGCCTACAGCGGGCCCTCCTGGACCTGGCGGAGCGGGAGGCGGACACCATCATGCCGGGCTTCACCCACCTGCAGGTGGCCCAACCCATCACCTTCGGCCATCATCTCATGGCCTGGTTCGAGATGCTGGCGCGCGACCGCGCGCGCCTTACCGACTGCCGCCGGCGCGTCAACCGCATGCCCCTAGGCGCCGCCGCCCTGGCCGGCACCAGCTTCCCGCTGGATCGGCACTATACCGCCGAGCTGCTGGGCTTCGAAGCCCCGGCGGCCAATTCGCTGGACGCCGTCGCCGACCGGGATTTCGCCATCGAGTTCGCCGCCTGCGCCAGCCTTGTCATGATGCACCTGTCGCGATTTTCCGAGGAGCTGATTCTGTGGGCCTCGGCGCCCTTCGGCTTCGTGGAACTGCCGGACGCCTTTTGCACCGGCTCCTCCATCATGCCGCAGAAAAAGAACCCGGACCTGCCGGAACTGGTGCGCGGCAAATCGGGGCGGGTGTTCGGGCACTTGCTAGGGCTGTTGGTGCTCATGAAGGGCCAGCCCCTGGCCTACAACAAGGACAACCAGGAAGACAAGGAACCGCTGTTCGATACCGTCGATACCCTCAAGGATTGCCTACGCGCCTTCGCCGACCTGGTGCCCAAGCTCCAGGTCCGGCGCGAGGCCATGTACCAAGCGGCTCGCAAGGGTTATGCCACCGCCACCGATTTGGCCGATTACCTGGTGCGCAAAGGGGTCCCGTTCCGCGATGCCCATGAGATCGTCGGCCGGGCGGTCCGTCTAGCAATCGACACCGGGCGCGACCTGGCGGAGCTATCCCTGGCCGAGCTGCGGCAGTGGTGCCCGGCGATCGAGGCGGACGTGTTCGAGTTGTTGACCCTGGAGGGTTCGGTACGGGCCCGCGCCCACTTCGGCGGCACCGCCCCGGACCGGGTTCGGGACGCCATCCGGCAAGCCCGAGAACAGCTGGGCGAGGACTCCGAAGCGTGATCACCGACGAGCGGATCACCACCCTCATCGACCTCATGCGCCACGGGGAATCCGTGGGCGGCAGCCGTTACCGCGGGCAGATGGACGACCCCCTGAGCGACACCGGCTGGGCGCAGATGCGGGCGGCCATAGGCGGCGCCCGCCCCTGGGATGTCATCTTCAGTTCACCCCTGTCCCGGTGCTTCGATTTCGCCGAGGAGCTGAGCGCGCGCAGCGGGATCCCGCTGGAGGTCGACGAGCGGCTCAAGGAGATCGGGTTCGGTGTCTGGCAGGGCAAGACCCGGGAGGAGATCACCCAGTACGATCCCGGCCTGTTGCAGCGCTTCTACCGCGACCCCCTGACCCACCGCCCCGACGGCGCCGAAGGGCTCGCCGAGTTCCGCACCCGCATCGTCTCGGCCTGGAACGACATCCTGGCCCGCCATGCCGGCCGGCATATCCTGATCGTTTGCCACGCCGGCACCATTCGTATGGTGCTGTCCCACATCCTGGAAATCCCGCTGGCCAATCTGTTCCGCATCAAGGTCGGCCATGCCCGCATCACCCGGATCGAGTGCGCGGAACAGGGCGAGGAATTCCTCGGCCAGCTGGTGTTCCACGGCGGGACGTTGTAGGGCGCGGTAGTCCCGAGGCGGCTCCCGCCGGTCCTCCAACTCCCTGGAAAAAGTCCACGTGATTGAATGGGGTACATGGGCTGTAGCATAATCGTCATATTTCGCTCCCGATTCCGCCCGGGTCTCCATCCATTCCGACACGGAGGTTAGCGATGGCTTTCTTTCCCGAACCCGACGCCGGCACCGCAAAGGCTGGGGCGTGGGATTGCCGCGCCCGGCAGGGGCTGGTCTTGGTCGCCTTCGGGGTGGCGGCCTGGGCGGTATTCGCCCACCTCGGCGATTTTCCGCTGCTGGCGCCCGACGAGGGCCGCAACGCCGAGGTGGCGCGGGAAATGCGGGAGCAAGGCGCCTGGCTGGTGCCTACCTACAACGGGGCCGTGTATCTCGACAAACCGGCCTTTTTTTTCAAGATCGTGGCGCTGTCGCTGGCGCTTTTGGGGGAATCGGAGATCGCCGCCCGCCTGCCCTCCGCGCTGTTCGGGTTCGGCCTGTTGTTGATGCTGTACGGGTTCTGCCGGCGCGCCTACGGAGAGCTCACCGCCGCCCTGGCGGTGGCGATCGTGGCGGCGACCCCGCTGTACATGGCCTTTGCCCGGATCGTCATTTTCGACATGACCTTGGCGTTCTTCGTCTCTGGGTCGGTGTTCTTGGCCTTTATGGCCGAGGAGTGGGAGGGCAGGGCGCGCGCCCTCGGGCATGGGGCGGCGGCCCTGATGGGGGGGATCGCGACCCTGGTCAAGGGCCCGGTAGGGTTCGTGATCCCGCTCCTGGTCATGACCGTCTACCTGTGGAGCGAAGGCCGTGGCGACGCCATCAAGCGCCTGTTCGCGCCCCGCAACGGCGCGCTGTTCCTGGCCGTGGTGCTGCCCTGGTTTCTGGGATTGTCCCTGGTGCATCCCGATTTCCCCTATTACGGGATCGTGAAGGAATCCCTCGCCCGGTTCGCGACCGGCGAGTTCCACCGTACCCAGCCGTTTTATTTCTATGGGCTGGTCATCGCGGGTGGCGGCTTCGCCTGGAGCCTGCTCCTGCCGGAGGCCCTGGCGGCCGCTTGGCGGGCCCGCCGCGGTTGGCTGGCGGCGGATCGTCTGTTCATGGTATGGGCGTTGGTGGTGGTGGGGTTCTTTTCCCTGTCCCAATCGAAGCTGCCGGGCTACGTCCTCACCGCCTTGGTGGCGCTGGGGGCGCTGAACGCCCGGGTGTTCGCCCGGGCACTGGAGGATGCCGGGAGCCGGGCGGCCCGCATCGTCGCCCACGGCAGCTTAGCCCTGGCGCTGGTGGCAGCTGCGGCCGCCCTGGTGGCGCTGGCGCTGGACCTGGAACCCGCCTGGATTCCAGGGCTGCGGCTCAAGCCGCCGTTGCGCGAAGCCTTCGGCCCGGTGCTACCGACCTTGGCAGCGTCCCTGGGCGGCGTCGCCCTGCTCGCCGGGCTGGCCTATCGTCTGCGGAATCCGCGCTGGGCGCTGGCCGCGTTCCTGATCGCCCCGTTGCTCCTGGTGACCGCCGACTTCGAGCTGCTACCCCGCCATGCGGCGCTGAAATCCGGGTATGGCCTGGCCGAGCGGTTGCTGCCATCGCTCTCCCCGGATACCGAGCTGGCCTGCCTAAACTGCCTGCCCAACGGGGTGCCGTTCTATCTCAAGCGCCTGGTAACCGTCATCAGCGACCAAGGCAAGGAATTCACCAGCAACTATCTGCAGTTTTCCCTGGCCCGCGGCGGGCCCCGGCCGGAGCGGCTGGTGCCGGCTGCGGAGCTGTCCCGGTGGTTGGCTAGCCGCGACCACCCGACGTTGCTCCTAGGGCGCAGCGATCAGCGCCCGAGGCTGGCGGAGATCGCCGCCCGCTACCGCGCCGAGCTGCGGGAGCTGGGCTACGGTTACTGGGCCGTCCCGTTGCCGCCCACGGCGCGCTGAGATGTGCGGCATCTGCGGCATGGTGGCCCTCGAGGCGTCTGAGCCACCCCCGCGGGAGGCGGTGGCCGCCATGGTGGCCCACCTGGCGCGGCGCGGTCCAGACGGGGCTTGGATCGAGGGCCAGGGGACCGCGCTGTTCGGCGTGACCCGTTTGGCGATCCGGGCCCTCGACGCCGGCCGCCAGCCGCTGGTGGATCCGGCCACCGGGGTGATGCTGGCGTGCAACGGGGAGATCGACAATCACCGGGAATTGCGCGATTGGCTCGCGGCCCGCGGCCGCTCGGTGGAACCGGATGGCGATATCGCCGTGCTGCCGGGGCTCTATCTGGAACTGGGCGACGCCTTCCTAGAGCGGGTGCGCGGGGTGTTCGCCCTGGCGCTATGGGACCCGCGCCGGGGCAAGCTGCTCCTGGCCCGAGACCGGGCCGGGGAACGGCCGCTGTTCTTCGCCCGAGCCCGGGGTACCGTGGTGTTTGCCTCCCAGGTTGCCGCCCTGGCCGCTGGTCTGCCGCAGGTGCCGGCGCCGGACCACGCCGCCCTGTGCCGCTATCTCCAGCTCGGCCATTTCCCGGCGCCGGACAGTCCGTTTGCGGCCATGCACAAGGTCGGTCCGGGCGAGTTGGTGCTGCTCGAGCCGGGCGGCCTAACGCGCGTTCGGTACTGGCGCTGGCGCGGGACCCGCCAGCCGAAGATGGGGGGAGACCCGACCCGCACCTTCGACGCCGTGCTGCAGGAAGCGGTGGCGCGGCAGAGCGAGGTGGACGTGAAGGTCGGGGTGTTCCTGAGCGGTGGGGTGGATTCGTCCTTGGTCGCCGCGACCGCGCGCCGGTTGCGCCCGGACCAACCGCTGACCGCCTACGGCCTCAGGTTTCGGGAAGCCTCCTACGATGAAGGTCCCTTTGCCGAGCGGGTGGCCGACTACCTCGGCATCGACTACGTGCCGGTGTGGGTGGAGCCGGAGGCCATTCCGCCGCTGCTGTCCGAGCTGATCGCCAGCTGCGGCGAGCCCCTCGCCGATCCCGCCTGGGTGCCCACCGCGCTCCTGGCCCGGCGCGCCAGCCGGGACATCCGCCTGGCCCTGGTGGGGGAGGGCGCCGACGAGCTGTTCGGCGGCTATCCCACTTACTCGGGTGCCTGGCTAGCGGGCTACTATGCCCGCCTGCCGGCGGGGGTGCGGGCCCTGTTCCGCCGGCTGGTGGAACGGTGGCCGGTGAGCGACAAGAAGGTGACGCTGTCGTTCCTGCTCAAGCGTTTCGTGCAGGGCGAGCGGCTCGACCCGCTGAGCCGGCACCGGCTGTGGACCGCCAGTATCCCGCCGGCGGTCCTGGAGCGCCTGGGCATCGCACCACACGCCTCGCCCTGGCAGGCCCCGCCCGGGGAGGGGTTGTTGGACCGGCTGCAGCGCTACGATTTGGAAGGTCCCCTGGCGGAGGGCCTGTTGACCAAGGCGGACCGGGCCGGGATGCTGTTCGCGGTGGAGTTGCGGGCACCCTTCCTGGACCAGGCGGTTCTGGAGTTCGCCGCCACCCTGCCGGCGCAGGAACGGGTGCGCGGTTTGGCGACCAAGGTGTTCCTGAAGCGCTATGCCCTGCGCCAACTGCCCAGGGACATCGTGCACCGCCGCAAGCGCGGCCTGTCGGTGCCGCTTGCCGTGTGGTTGCGTGGGCCGCTGCAGGACTGGGCGATGGCCGCCCTGTCGCGCCCCGGGCTGGAAGAGGCCTTTGGCCTGCGGCGCCAGGCCGCCCTGCAGTTGTTGGAAGAACACCGCCGCCGCACGGCGGATCATGCCCGCAGCCTGTGGGCGTTGATCGTGTTCAGCGAATGGTGGGCGTTCGCCCAGCGGGCGGCGGCAGAACCCCGGCGCTGGCCGGATCACCCGCCGGCCAGCCAGCGCTCGAGCGCGGCCAGCCGCTCCGGGGTGCCGATGTCCATCCAGAAGCCTTCGTAAAGCTCCCCACTCACCTTCCCCGCCGCCATGGCCGCCCGGAGCAGCGGGGCGAGGGCGAACCGACCGTCTTCCAAGCCCCGGAACAGTTCCGGCCGATACACGCCGATGCCGCTGAAGGTATGGCGTGAGGGTCCGCTCGTGAGCACGCGTCCCCCAGCCAGGGCGAAATCCCCACCGGGGTGATGGGGCGGATTGGGGACCAGGACCAAATGGGCCAGCCCGTCCGGGGAGGCGGGCAAGCGGTTGAAGGGGAAATCGGTGGCGATGTCGCCGTTGATCACCAGGAACGGCTCCTCGCCCAGGAGCGGCAGGGCGCGGTGGATGCCCCCGCCGGTTTCGAGCGCTGTGCCTTCCCGGGAGTAGCGGATCCGAACGCCGAACCGCTCCCCTGCGCCCAGACGCTCCTCGATCTGGTAGCCGAGATGGGCGGTGTTGATCACGATGTCGCGGAATCCGGCGGTTGCCAGGGCCACCAGCAGGTGCTCGATCAGCGGCCGGCCGCCGGCCGGCAGCAGGGGTTTGGGGGTGTGGTCGGTCAGCGGGCGCAGGCGCTCGCCCCGGCCCGCCGCCAGGATCATCGCCTTCATCGCCCCCCGGCCTCCAAGAGCCTAGGCATCACCCGCCGGTCCAGGAAGTCCAGGAACGGCGCCAAGCTGGCGTAGCCGGCACCGGCTTCGAGCACGTAGCGGAGGGTGCGGGGAATGTCCTTGAGGTAACCGGGCTTGCCGTCCCTGAGGCGGAGCCGGGCGAACAACCCGGCGGCCTTGAGGTGGCGTTGCATGCCCATGAGATCGAACCAGCGCCGGAACCGCTCGACGCCCCGATCGTCCAGCAGCCCGGCTTCCCTGAGGGCGGTCCGGTAGCCGTCCAGCCAGGCATCCACCCAGGCTGCGGGCCAGCCGACGTAACAATCCCGCAACAGCGAGACCAGGTCATAGGTCAAGGGTCCCACCACGGCGTCCTGGAAATCCAACACCCCGGGATTCCCCTGTCCGATCACCATGAGATTCCGCGAATGGTAGTCCCGATGCACACAGACCCGGGGTTGCTCCAGCGCCGATTCGATCAGGAGCCGCCAGGTCTGATCCAACAGCCTAGCTTCCCTGGCTTCAAGCTCCAGGCCCAGCCAGCGTCCCAGGAACCACTCCCGGAAGGTTTCCAGTTCGCTCCACAACAGCCGTTCCCCGTAACCGGGCAGCCCTGATGCCGCTGGGTCCAGGCCGGATTGCAGTTTCATCAGGGCGGCCAGCGCATCGCCGTACAACTGGCCGGCGGATTGGTCGTCCAGGCAATCCAGATAGCGTCGTGTTCCAAAGTCGCTGAGGAGGGCGAAGCCGTTTTCCTCGTCGGCGGCGTACACCTCCGGAGTTCTAAGGCCCACGCTGCGCAGCAAGGCGGCCACGGACAGGAAGGTGCGGAGGTCCTCCCGCGGCGGTGGCGCGTCCATCGCGATGAACGAGCGGCCGTCGCGCCAGGCACGAAAATAGCGGCGAAAACTGGCGTCCGAGGAGGCCGGCTCAAGGCCGTCCAAGGGCTGGCCGAGCACCTGCCGCAACCAGGCGAGCAGGGCCGCCAAACGCTGATCGGGAGGCATCAGGGGTTCCTGTGGCGAAAAAAGGCTCAACGGCGCACCGTGATAGGCTAGAATTGCTCCGCGCAATCGCATATTTCATCACAAAAACGACACGCCGGACGACGATGCCCCGCTCCCCGTTGCCTTTATCTTCCGGACTCGCCCAAACTCCCCCTCGGCCGTGACTGCCGCCCTTGTCCATGGTATTTCCGCTGCATATTTCCCGCTGCCGGCTGGTTTTCGCGTTATGCCTAGGACTTTCCCCCATTACCCTGTGGGCGGCCGCCGAGTGGAATTGCGTGCGCAGCCGGGACAACAAGCAATGGGTGTGCGGCGCGAAACCGGCGGAACCTGAGCCCGGCGGCGCGGTTCCCGGAGAAGGGGCACCGCGGGGCGAACCGCCGGAGTCGGGGGAAGTCCAGGCACCGGCCTCCCGCCCACCCACGCCTCAGGCGCCGGAGGAAGCCCCGACCCGGGCCGCCGAACCGGCCCCCGGCCTGCCCCGCCGTCTCGGGCACAAGCGCCGCCCCGCCCGGCGGAGCGCTCCGAGCGCCGGGAAACGGCCCGGCGCGAACCCACCGCAGGGTCGCCCCCGCAGGTTCGCTCCGGGGCTACAGTGCCGCCGTTGCGGGTCAAGCCGGCGCCGGAGAAGAGCCCCGGCTGGCATTGCCGACCCGGGGAGGGGGAAGGCCCGGAGCGGGGCTGGGACTGCTCCCTGGTGGGGCCGGATCCCCGGGGCATGGCACGGGAGGTACGGGAAGGCGAGGAGGCGTCCGACTGGGCGGATGCCTCCACCATCACCCGGGGCGACGAGGAACGGTTTCGGCGCATGGCTAGCCTATTGCCCGCCGACCCCTGGAAAAATGCCTGCGCCGGCAAGCGGCAAACCGGCCCGATGAGGGAATTTTTGCTCACCCCGGAGGAGCAGCAGGCGCGGGAAAAGGCCCCCTTGGAAATCCGCTCCAATTATTTCGAGATGCTGGAAAATGAGGTCGCCAACTTTTCCGGATCGGCCGAAATGGTCCAGGCCGACCGCAAGCTGTGGGGGGATTTCGTGACCCGGGATACGGTGACCAATACTGTCAATGCCCATGGCAACGTGCTGTATCAAGAAAAGGGTTATGCCCTGTCCAGCGATACCGGTTTTCTCGACACCGATACCAGCCGTGGGGTATTCCGTAATACCCAGTTCATCCTGTCGACCATCCCCGCCCGCGGCACCTCGCGCCTGACCCACCTGGACAGCGCTACCCTGTCCCGCTATCAGAAATTCACCTATACCGCCTGCCCGCCCGGGAATACCGATTGGCTGCTGCATGCCTCCCATGTCAAGCTCAACAAGGAAACCGGGGTCGGCACGGCCCGCAACGCCTGGCTGGAATTCCACGACGTGCCCCTGTTGTGGGCGCCCTATTTCCGTTTTCCCATCGATGACCGGCGCCAAACCGGATTTTTGACTCCATCGCTGGCGGCCACCAAGGTGGGCGGGGTCGATTTGCAAGTGCCCTATTATTTCAATTTGGCACCCAATTACGACTGGACCGTCACGCCCCGTTACCTCACCCGGCGCGGGTTCTTGCTGCGCAACGAATTCCGCTATCTGACGGAGATGACCCGGGGCCAGCTCCTAGCCGACATCATGCCCCACGACGAACAGACCAAAACTACCCGCGGCCAGCTCGGGTTCCTCAACAACACGCGCTTCTCGGAAAATCTCATCGCCCATGTGGATGCTAATTATGTTTCCGACAACCGCTACCTCTATCAGCTCGGCAGCGCCCTGAGCCTGGTCAATTGGGCGAATATCCCAAGTCAGGCTTATCTAAGATATACGGGAAGCAATTATCTCTTCCAAACCACGGCGAATTATTATCAGACCATCGATCCGCTGATACCGCCGCAGGCCAAGCCTTATTTCAATTTGCCGCAGTTTCTATTTGCCTATAATCATGCGCTTCTCGATACCGGCGTGCTGTTCGACGGTCAGGTGCAGCTGGACAATTTCGAAACCACGGGCACTCAAAAAACCACCGGCCAGCGCTTGAAGTTGCGGCCGCGCCTGTATTATCCGTTCCAGGTCGCTGGCGGCTTCATCACGCCCAGCGTGAGCTTGTTGCACAACCAGTACTGGCTGCAAAACCCGGAGTATTGGGGACAGGCGACCCAGACTGCCACCCGGGCCCAGGAACAGTTTACCGTCCCGATCCTGTCCCTGGACAGCGGGGCTTACTTCGACCGCGATTTCCAGTGGGGAGAAACCCCCATGCTGCAAACCTTGGAGCCCCGCCTGTTCTATCTCTATATCCCACGGGCAAAACAAGACAACATTCCTGTATTTGATTCTTCCCAGTATGATTTCACTTATTACCAATTATTTCGCGAGAACCGGTTCACCGGCAGCGACCGGGTGGGGGATGCCAACCAGCTGAGTTTGGCCATGACGACCCGCCTGATCGACCAGGCCAGCGGGCGAGAGCGGCTTCGGGCCAGCCTTGGCAACGCGCTCTATTTTCAGGATCGTCAGGTGACCCTAATCGGGCCGCCTTTGCCCAGCCAACTCCAGAGCACCTCCAACCTCATTTCGGAAATCTATGCCAATCTGACCGATGACTGGTCGCTCCATATCGGCGGCCAGTACAGTCCGGAGCGCAGCCAGATCGACCGGGGACTGGTATCCCTGCAGTACAACAACCGGCAAAATCAGCTGCTCAATGTCGCCTATCGCTACCGTCGCGATCAGTACACCCTCACCTGCGTGAAGAACGCCACCTCCTTAAGCCTGGTGACCACCGGTTGCCTCGACCTGGCCGACGTCTCGTTCCGCCTCCCCATCGCCGAAGGTTGGCATGCCATCGGCCGTTGGCAGTACTCGATCCTGGATAACGCCACCCTGGAAAGCTTCGCCGGCATCGAGCGGGAGACCTGCTGCTGGCGGTTCACCCTGCTGGCGCGCCGCTACATCAACAATGCGAATAAACCCGTGGACGGCCAATATCAATACAACAACGGCGTCTTCGTGCAGCTGGAGCTGAAGGGGTTGACCCGACTCGGCGATCAGGTGGACCGGTTCCTGGAACGGAGTGTCAGCGGTTACCGCTTCTTTCCGACCCATTGACCCCCTATCGACCCATGAACACGCGTAGATTGTTCCGACTCTCCCTCGCCCCCATTCTGTGGCAGGTGTTGTGGGCCATCGCCGGGATGTCGGCGGCGCAGGCGTCGTCTTCGCTGGACCGCATCGTGGCGGTGGTGGAGGACGACGTAATCTTGGCCAGCGAGCTCCAGAGCAAGTTGGAAGGGCTCAAGCACACCCTGGCCGAGAACCACACCCAGCTACCGCCGGACGGGATCCTCGCCCGCCAGGTGCTGGAACGGCTCATCATCGACAAGATCCAAATGCATTTAGCCGACAAGGCCGGCATCCGGATCGATGACGAAACCCTGCACCAGGCGGTGCAGCAGATCGCCGAGCGCAACCGGATGACACCGGAGGAGCTGCGCAACTCCCTGCGCCAGGAGGGGATCGAGTATGGGGAGTTCGTGGAGCAGATCCGCAACGAGATTGCCATCCAGCGCCTCCGAGCCAGTCAGGTGAACAGCCAGATCAAAATCAGCGACCGGGAAATCCAGCACTGGCTCGATACCCAGGGGCAGCCGGGCATCGACCGGGATACCGAGTTCCTGCTCGGGCATATCCTCATCGCCACGCCCCAAGCGGCCTCGCCCGCCGCTGTGCAGAAAGCCCGGGAGCGGGCCGATCGGCTGATGGAGGAGCTGAGGAACGGACTCGACTTCCGGCAGGCGTCGCTGCGTTCCTCCGATTCGCCCCAGGCTTTAAATGGCGGCGAACTGGGCTGGCGCAAGCTGAGCCAGATTCCCACCCTGTTCGCCGACCTGGTGCCGAAGATGAAGGAAGGCGACCTCGAGGGCCCGATCCGCAGTCCGAGCGGCTTTCACATCATCAAGCTGCTGGGGATCAAGGGCCGGCTGAACGGCGGCCAACGCATCACCAAGACCCATGTGCGCCACATCCTGATCAAACCCAACGAGGTGCTGTCCGACGAAGAGGCGGAGAAAAAACTGGCCGCCCTCAAGGCCCGTATCGAAGCGGGTGAGGATTTCGCCACCCTGGCCCGGGGCCACTCGGACGACAAGGGTTCCGCCATCAAGGGGGGCGATCTCGGCTGGGTGCAGCCGGGGGCCCTGGTGCCCGAGTTCGAGGAGGCCATGAATCGCCTGTCGGTCAACCAGATCAGCGACCCGGTGCAAAGCCAATTCGGCTGGCATCTGATCCAGGTGCTGGAACGCCAGGAGTCCAGCGACGCGGAGGAATTGCTCAAGAAGCAAGCCCGGGAGGAAATCCTCAAACGCAAGGTGGAGGAAGAGACGGAACTGTGGCTGCGCCGGATCCGGGACGAGGCCTACGTGGAAATCCGGCTCGAGGAACCCACTTCGGACACCTACCTCCCGGCCTCCTTGCAACAATGATCGAGAAACCACCCGCCGGCGCCCCCCCGCCATACCCTCCACCCGCGGCCCTGGAACGCGTCCGCTGGATCGGTCCGCGCCTGCTGGTAACCAGCGGCGAGCCCGCCGGGATCGGCCCGGACCTGTGCCTCGACCTCGCCCGCCGCAGCTTTGCCTGCGATCTCACCGTCATCGCCGACCCGGCCCTGCTGGAAGCGCGCGCCGCTCGGCTCGGGCTGAGGGTGCGGCTGGAGCTGCGCGAACCGGGGAGCGCGCCGCGCCGCCACCAGCCCGGCACCCTCGGCGTCTGGCCCACCGCTGCGGCCGCTAATCCCGCCTGCGGCCGGCTCGACCCGGCCAATGCCCCCTATGTGCTCGAAACCATCGCCGAGGGCACCCGCGCCTGTCTGGCCGGCCACTACGATGCCCTGGTCACGGCACCGGTGCATAAAGGCGTGATCAACGACGCCGGGATCCCGTTCAGCGGCCATACCGAATACATCGCCGCCC is a genomic window of Candidatus Methylocalor cossyra containing:
- a CDS encoding glycosyltransferase family 39 protein — its product is MAFFPEPDAGTAKAGAWDCRARQGLVLVAFGVAAWAVFAHLGDFPLLAPDEGRNAEVAREMREQGAWLVPTYNGAVYLDKPAFFFKIVALSLALLGESEIAARLPSALFGFGLLLMLYGFCRRAYGELTAALAVAIVAATPLYMAFARIVIFDMTLAFFVSGSVFLAFMAEEWEGRARALGHGAAALMGGIATLVKGPVGFVIPLLVMTVYLWSEGRGDAIKRLFAPRNGALFLAVVLPWFLGLSLVHPDFPYYGIVKESLARFATGEFHRTQPFYFYGLVIAGGGFAWSLLLPEALAAAWRARRGWLAADRLFMVWALVVVGFFSLSQSKLPGYVLTALVALGALNARVFARALEDAGSRAARIVAHGSLALALVAAAAALVALALDLEPAWIPGLRLKPPLREAFGPVLPTLAASLGGVALLAGLAYRLRNPRWALAAFLIAPLLLVTADFELLPRHAALKSGYGLAERLLPSLSPDTELACLNCLPNGVPFYLKRLVTVISDQGKEFTSNYLQFSLARGGPRPERLVPAAELSRWLASRDHPTLLLGRSDQRPRLAEIAARYRAELRELGYGYWAVPLPPTAR
- the murU gene encoding N-acetylmuramate alpha-1-phosphate uridylyltransferase MurU, which encodes MKAMILAAGRGERLRPLTDHTPKPLLPAGGRPLIEHLLVALATAGFRDIVINTAHLGYQIEERLGAGERFGVRIRYSREGTALETGGGIHRALPLLGEEPFLVINGDIATDFPFNRLPASPDGLAHLVLVPNPPHHPGGDFALAGGRVLTSGPSRHTFSGIGVYRPELFRGLEDGRFALAPLLRAAMAAGKVSGELYEGFWMDIGTPERLAALERWLAGG
- the argH gene encoding argininosuccinate lyase; protein product: MSSDQKPWSGRFTESTDAFVESFTASVGFDRRLARHDIQGSIAHATMLARIGVLSERELKALVEGLETIRGEIERGEFPWSVELEDVHMNIEARLTERLGEVGKKLHTGRSRNDQVATDLRLYLREEIDRLQGELRRLQRALLDLAEREADTIMPGFTHLQVAQPITFGHHLMAWFEMLARDRARLTDCRRRVNRMPLGAAALAGTSFPLDRHYTAELLGFEAPAANSLDAVADRDFAIEFAACASLVMMHLSRFSEELILWASAPFGFVELPDAFCTGSSIMPQKKNPDLPELVRGKSGRVFGHLLGLLVLMKGQPLAYNKDNQEDKEPLFDTVDTLKDCLRAFADLVPKLQVRREAMYQAARKGYATATDLADYLVRKGVPFRDAHEIVGRAVRLAIDTGRDLAELSLAELRQWCPAIEADVFELLTLEGSVRARAHFGGTAPDRVRDAIRQAREQLGEDSEA
- a CDS encoding histidine phosphatase family protein, which translates into the protein MITDERITTLIDLMRHGESVGGSRYRGQMDDPLSDTGWAQMRAAIGGARPWDVIFSSPLSRCFDFAEELSARSGIPLEVDERLKEIGFGVWQGKTREEITQYDPGLLQRFYRDPLTHRPDGAEGLAEFRTRIVSAWNDILARHAGRHILIVCHAGTIRMVLSHILEIPLANLFRIKVGHARITRIECAEQGEEFLGQLVFHGGTL
- a CDS encoding aminoglycoside phosphotransferase family protein, whose product is MPPDQRLAALLAWLRQVLGQPLDGLEPASSDASFRRYFRAWRDGRSFIAMDAPPPREDLRTFLSVAALLRSVGLRTPEVYAADEENGFALLSDFGTRRYLDCLDDQSAGQLYGDALAALMKLQSGLDPAASGLPGYGERLLWSELETFREWFLGRWLGLELEAREARLLDQTWRLLIESALEQPRVCVHRDYHSRNLMVIGQGNPGVLDFQDAVVGPLTYDLVSLLRDCYVGWPAAWVDAWLDGYRTALREAGLLDDRGVERFRRWFDLMGMQRHLKAAGLFARLRLRDGKPGYLKDIPRTLRYVLEAGAGYASLAPFLDFLDRRVMPRLLEAGGR
- the asnB gene encoding asparagine synthase (glutamine-hydrolyzing) is translated as MCGICGMVALEASEPPPREAVAAMVAHLARRGPDGAWIEGQGTALFGVTRLAIRALDAGRQPLVDPATGVMLACNGEIDNHRELRDWLAARGRSVEPDGDIAVLPGLYLELGDAFLERVRGVFALALWDPRRGKLLLARDRAGERPLFFARARGTVVFASQVAALAAGLPQVPAPDHAALCRYLQLGHFPAPDSPFAAMHKVGPGELVLLEPGGLTRVRYWRWRGTRQPKMGGDPTRTFDAVLQEAVARQSEVDVKVGVFLSGGVDSSLVAATARRLRPDQPLTAYGLRFREASYDEGPFAERVADYLGIDYVPVWVEPEAIPPLLSELIASCGEPLADPAWVPTALLARRASRDIRLALVGEGADELFGGYPTYSGAWLAGYYARLPAGVRALFRRLVERWPVSDKKVTLSFLLKRFVQGERLDPLSRHRLWTASIPPAVLERLGIAPHASPWQAPPGEGLLDRLQRYDLEGPLAEGLLTKADRAGMLFAVELRAPFLDQAVLEFAATLPAQERVRGLATKVFLKRYALRQLPRDIVHRRKRGLSVPLAVWLRGPLQDWAMAALSRPGLEEAFGLRRQAALQLLEEHRRRTADHARSLWALIVFSEWWAFAQRAAAEPRRWPDHPPASQRSSAASRSGVPMSIQKPS